The following proteins come from a genomic window of Mammaliicoccus sp. Marseille-Q6498:
- the ftsA gene encoding cell division protein FtsA has protein sequence MEEHYYISLDIGSSSVKVIVGEKFHNGINVIGTGQTFTNGIRNGCIDDFDIAKQAIKDTIKKAAIASGVDIKEVFLKMPIVNTEIYDEKFEIPFEGTETEINGSHIESVLEGIRGLNDVPETEVIGVFPMKFIVDDLHEVSDPKEMVATQSLKVEAGVIATSKSLLINIIKCVESCGVDVLEVFSDAYNYQSVLSPTEVELGACVIDIGEDLTQVGFYERGNLVDADTIEMAGRSITTDIAKSLNTTYDSAEKIKQQYGHAFYDSASDQDVFSVEQINEDGHAQFTQKELSEIIESRVEEIFFEVFDLLQDMGIANVNGGFIVTGGSSNLLGIKELLQDMVNEKVRVHTPTQMGIRKPEFTSSISTISSGINFDELLDYVTMNNYDADNIEEETYEDVNQETKGKPYEQWFKKKSNKDKNNDAKASNPENDNYSEENYESVNQEEKPSAFKKLMKSLFD, from the coding sequence ATGGAGGAACATTATTATATCAGTTTAGATATAGGTTCATCGAGTGTAAAAGTAATAGTAGGAGAGAAATTTCATAATGGCATTAACGTGATAGGTACAGGGCAAACGTTTACTAATGGCATTAGAAATGGTTGTATAGACGATTTTGATATAGCTAAACAAGCAATTAAAGACACAATCAAAAAAGCAGCAATTGCTTCTGGTGTTGACATTAAAGAAGTTTTCTTGAAAATGCCTATCGTGAATACTGAAATATACGACGAAAAATTTGAAATACCGTTTGAAGGTACAGAAACAGAAATTAATGGTAGTCATATAGAATCTGTCTTAGAAGGTATAAGGGGATTAAATGATGTACCAGAAACAGAAGTAATCGGAGTCTTTCCAATGAAATTTATTGTGGATGACTTACATGAAGTGTCTGACCCTAAAGAAATGGTTGCGACACAGTCATTAAAAGTTGAAGCTGGCGTTATTGCAACTTCAAAATCATTATTAATAAATATAATTAAATGTGTTGAATCTTGTGGTGTAGATGTATTAGAAGTATTTTCTGATGCATACAACTACCAATCAGTATTATCTCCAACAGAAGTAGAACTTGGCGCTTGTGTTATCGATATAGGTGAAGATTTAACTCAAGTAGGTTTCTATGAAAGAGGGAATCTAGTTGATGCTGATACAATCGAAATGGCTGGTAGAAGTATTACAACTGACATCGCCAAATCATTAAATACTACATATGACAGTGCTGAAAAAATTAAACAACAATATGGACATGCGTTTTATGATTCAGCATCAGATCAAGATGTCTTTAGTGTTGAGCAGATTAATGAAGATGGTCATGCTCAATTCACTCAGAAAGAACTTAGTGAAATAATTGAATCAAGAGTGGAAGAAATATTCTTTGAAGTATTCGACTTACTACAAGACATGGGGATTGCAAATGTAAATGGTGGATTTATTGTAACAGGTGGTTCTTCTAACTTATTAGGTATTAAAGAATTACTACAAGATATGGTGAACGAAAAAGTACGTGTACACACACCAACTCAAATGGGTATTCGTAAGCCAGAATTCACGTCAAGTATATCTACAATATCTAGTGGAATTAACTTTGATGAGCTACTAGATTATGTTACAATGAATAATTATGATGCGGATAATATAGAAGAAGAAACATATGAAGATGTAAATCAAGAAACTAAAGGGAAACCTTACGAACAATGGTTTAAAAAGAAATCAAACAAAGATAAAAATAATGACGCAAAAGCTTCAAATCCTGAAAACGACAATTATTCTGAAGAGAATTATGAGTCGGTAAATCAAGAAGAGAAGCCAAGTGCATTTAAAAAATTAATGAAATCGTTATTTGATTGA
- a CDS encoding FtsQ-type POTRA domain-containing protein — MNKSSEKNEDILQFDTTTEDERLKTMKIKRKRRRQIQLGVFIGVILLVLLIVLYMFTDISKVDKVDIKGEKIVSKTDINKALNINSDSRLYNLPMSDMKSKIEKIEGIKSVEIKRHFPNDLTVSVNEYETVGLIKKKKGYQPLLENGSTIKNLSTELPVDVPILNDFSSKKLNKILPELKKVKPKVRSMMSEINYKPGENNQNRIQLFMTDNVEVVGDIQTFAKKINYYPSISDKLERDNSGQLKTPGFLDLQVGATFLPYETKEQQSERSQKESKQNADAKSEQKKLDQALQDLSKELDKSEEKPKSTEKST; from the coding sequence GTGAATAAAAGTTCTGAAAAAAATGAGGATATATTGCAATTTGATACGACTACTGAAGACGAACGTTTGAAAACTATGAAAATAAAAAGAAAACGTAGACGTCAAATTCAATTAGGCGTATTCATAGGTGTTATACTTCTTGTTCTATTAATTGTATTGTATATGTTTACAGATATTAGCAAAGTTGACAAAGTCGATATTAAAGGTGAAAAAATTGTATCTAAGACAGACATAAATAAAGCTTTAAATATAAATTCAGATTCTAGACTATATAATTTACCAATGAGTGATATGAAATCTAAAATCGAAAAAATTGAAGGTATTAAAAGTGTAGAAATAAAACGTCACTTTCCAAACGATTTAACCGTGAGCGTTAATGAATACGAGACTGTTGGTTTAATCAAAAAGAAAAAGGGGTATCAACCTTTATTAGAAAATGGTTCAACAATAAAAAATTTATCAACTGAATTACCAGTTGATGTACCCATTTTAAATGATTTTAGTTCAAAAAAATTAAATAAAATTTTACCTGAACTGAAAAAAGTTAAACCGAAAGTTAGAAGTATGATGTCTGAAATAAATTATAAACCAGGTGAAAATAATCAAAATAGGATACAATTGTTTATGACAGATAATGTCGAAGTTGTAGGAGATATACAAACTTTTGCAAAAAAAATTAATTATTACCCAAGTATATCGGATAAATTGGAAAGAGATAATTCTGGACAACTAAAAACACCTGGATTTTTAGATTTACAAGTTGGTGCAACTTTCTTACCATATGAGACGAAAGAGCAACAATCTGAAAGATCACAGAAAGAATCAAAACAAAACGCAGATGCTAAATCAGAACAAAAAAAATTAGATCAAGCATTGCAAGATTTATCTAAAGAACTTGATAAATCAGAGGAAAAACCTAAATCAACTGAGAAATCAACATAA
- the murD gene encoding UDP-N-acetylmuramoyl-L-alanine--D-glutamate ligase: protein MKNYEALKDRDVLILGLAKSGYESAKLCQKLGANVTVNDGKDLSNDPHAVELMNQGITVISGEHPLSLLNSNPIIVKNPGIPYSIPLLQEAENKGLEIITEIELSYYISEAPIIGITGTNGKTTVTSLIGDMFSNSKVNGQVSGNIGVVASKVAQDVTKDDYLITELSSFQLLGTIKYKPHIAIVTNIYSAHLDYHGTLDEYQNAKKNIFRNQTEEDYLIFNYEQRHLINTDEIKSKILYFSTQQEVEGIYIKDEYVVYNGVRIIHINDIVLPGKHNLENVLGAVLVSIISGVDLKSIILTLTSFSGIKHRLQYVGNNKGNKYYNDSKATNTLATRFALSSFNAPIIWLCGGLDRGNDFDDLIPYMEKVRLMVTFGETKDKLKTLGASQGKEVIQAKDVKDAVDIIQDYIQSNDVVLLSPACASWDQYDTFEARGNEFIESFQKHLPTF from the coding sequence ATGAAAAATTATGAAGCGCTGAAAGATAGAGATGTACTTATTTTAGGTTTAGCAAAAAGTGGATATGAAAGTGCGAAACTATGTCAGAAACTTGGCGCGAATGTCACAGTAAATGATGGTAAAGATTTAAGTAATGATCCTCATGCTGTTGAACTTATGAATCAAGGTATAACAGTAATTAGTGGGGAACATCCTTTAAGTCTGTTAAACAGCAATCCTATTATTGTTAAAAATCCTGGTATACCTTATAGTATTCCACTTCTTCAAGAAGCAGAAAATAAAGGACTGGAAATCATAACTGAAATTGAGTTGAGTTATTATATTTCAGAAGCGCCAATAATAGGTATAACGGGTACAAATGGTAAGACTACCGTGACATCGTTAATTGGTGATATGTTTAGTAACAGTAAAGTTAATGGACAAGTTTCAGGTAATATCGGCGTTGTTGCATCAAAAGTTGCTCAAGACGTAACAAAAGATGATTACTTAATAACGGAACTATCGTCATTTCAACTTTTAGGAACGATTAAATATAAGCCACATATCGCAATTGTAACGAATATATACTCGGCTCATTTAGATTATCACGGAACATTAGATGAATATCAAAATGCTAAAAAGAACATATTTAGAAATCAAACAGAAGAAGATTATTTAATCTTTAATTATGAGCAACGTCACTTAATCAATACAGATGAAATTAAATCTAAAATATTATATTTTTCTACTCAACAAGAAGTAGAAGGCATATATATTAAAGATGAGTATGTTGTATATAACGGTGTACGAATTATTCATATCAATGACATTGTTCTACCTGGTAAACATAATTTAGAGAATGTGTTAGGCGCCGTATTGGTATCAATAATATCTGGAGTAGATTTGAAATCAATCATACTTACATTAACGTCATTCTCAGGCATTAAACATAGATTGCAATATGTTGGTAATAATAAAGGAAATAAATATTATAATGATTCTAAAGCGACTAATACTTTAGCAACAAGATTTGCATTAAGTTCATTTAATGCTCCAATTATTTGGTTATGCGGGGGATTAGATAGAGGTAATGACTTTGATGACTTAATACCTTATATGGAAAAAGTACGTTTAATGGTTACGTTTGGTGAAACGAAAGATAAACTTAAAACGCTAGGTGCTAGTCAAGGTAAGGAAGTTATTCAAGCTAAAGACGTAAAAGACGCTGTAGATATCATACAAGATTATATTCAATCAAATGATGTTGTATTATTATCACCAGCGTGCGCAAGTTGGGATCAATATGATACTTTCGAAGCAAGAGGGAATGAATTCATTGAAAGTTTCCAAAAACATTTACCTACATTTTAG